Proteins encoded by one window of Collimonas fungivorans:
- a CDS encoding sulfonate ABC transporter substrate-binding protein, with product MTVSTSNKHTRRHVLALLSAVAAGAFSAGLPLLAQAQDKQVLRIGYQKAASTLVLLKAHGTLEKRLAAQGIEVKWAEFTAGPQLLEALNVGSVDFGYVGEAPPIVAQAAGADFVYSAYEIPTPEAESILVPKNSPITSLAQLKGKKIAFNKGSDVHWLVISLLKKGGVAYNEFQPIYLAPADARAAFERGAVDAWAIWDPFQTAAIKQIDARVLASGSGVVSHHQFFLSARKYAEKNQAVVNAILEEAGKEGQWIRANYKEAAAQLAPIQGLEPDVIETGLKHYAHIYKPVDGKVLDEQQKIADTFYELKLIPKKISTRDAVLPAKLADKS from the coding sequence ATGACAGTCTCGACCAGCAACAAACACACAAGACGCCACGTGCTGGCGCTGCTCTCCGCAGTCGCCGCCGGAGCGTTTTCCGCCGGCTTGCCGCTGCTGGCGCAGGCGCAGGACAAGCAGGTGCTGCGCATCGGCTATCAGAAAGCCGCCAGCACCCTGGTGCTGCTGAAAGCCCATGGCACATTGGAAAAACGCCTGGCAGCACAAGGCATCGAGGTCAAGTGGGCCGAGTTCACTGCCGGCCCGCAACTGCTGGAAGCCTTGAATGTCGGCTCAGTCGATTTCGGTTATGTCGGCGAAGCACCGCCTATCGTGGCCCAGGCTGCCGGCGCCGATTTTGTGTACAGCGCTTACGAGATCCCGACGCCGGAAGCGGAGAGCATCCTGGTGCCGAAGAATTCGCCGATCACTTCGCTGGCGCAGCTGAAGGGGAAGAAAATCGCCTTCAACAAGGGTTCCGACGTGCACTGGCTGGTCATCAGCCTGCTGAAGAAGGGCGGCGTCGCCTATAACGAGTTCCAGCCGATCTACCTGGCGCCGGCCGACGCCCGTGCCGCTTTCGAGCGTGGCGCAGTCGATGCCTGGGCAATCTGGGACCCGTTCCAGACGGCAGCGATCAAGCAGATCGACGCCCGTGTCCTGGCGAGCGGCAGCGGCGTCGTCAGTCATCACCAGTTCTTCCTGAGCGCGCGCAAGTACGCGGAAAAGAACCAGGCGGTAGTCAACGCCATCCTGGAAGAAGCCGGCAAGGAAGGGCAATGGATACGCGCCAACTACAAGGAAGCGGCGGCGCAGTTGGCGCCGATCCAGGGGCTGGAGCCGGATGTGATCGAAACCGGCCTCAAGCATTACGCCCACATCTACAAGCCGGTCGACGGCAAGGTGCTGGACGAGCAGCAGAAGATCGCCGACACCTTCTATGAGTTGAAACTGATTCCCAAGAAGATTTCGACGCGCGACGCGGTATTGCCAGCCAAGCTGGCAGACAAATCCTGA
- the ssuE gene encoding NADPH-dependent FMN reductase, giving the protein MTILLLAGSPSAPSRSTRLLHYTGEKLAVLGHRYSKLDVRDLPGDALLRADFNHAAIQAALAQVAQATAVVVATPVYKASYSGVLKAFLDLLPQFGLTDKLVLPLATGGSQSHMLALDYALRPVLSSLAAKHVLPSIYATEAQVQWSEQEGLSLDQAIFQRISEGVQQLSDSLLALHKTGSNHFDPIPFSQVRCSV; this is encoded by the coding sequence ATGACTATTTTGCTATTGGCCGGCAGCCCGTCCGCGCCTTCGCGTTCTACCCGCTTATTGCATTACACAGGTGAAAAGCTGGCCGTGCTGGGACATCGCTACAGCAAACTGGACGTGCGCGACCTGCCAGGCGATGCGCTGTTGCGGGCCGATTTCAACCACGCGGCGATCCAGGCCGCGCTGGCGCAGGTAGCGCAAGCCACAGCGGTGGTGGTGGCGACGCCGGTCTACAAGGCTTCGTACAGCGGCGTGCTGAAAGCGTTCCTCGACCTGCTGCCGCAGTTCGGCCTGACCGACAAGCTGGTGCTGCCGCTGGCCACCGGCGGCAGCCAGTCGCACATGCTGGCGCTGGATTATGCCTTGCGGCCGGTATTGTCGTCGCTGGCGGCCAAGCATGTACTGCCTAGCATCTATGCGACGGAAGCACAGGTGCAGTGGTCGGAGCAGGAGGGATTGAGCCTGGACCAGGCGATCTTCCAGCGGATTAGCGAAGGCGTGCAGCAGTTGTCGGACAGCTTGCTGGCGCTGCACAAGACCGGCAGCAACCATTTCGATCCGATTCCGTTTTCGCAGGTGCGATGTAGCGTGTAG
- a CDS encoding sulfate ABC transporter substrate-binding protein yields the protein MLKKIVRSVIAIALVAQSAQIVHAADFSLLNVSYDPTRELYQEYNKAFAKYWKDKTGDNLTLKASHGGSGKQGRSVIDGLEADVVTLALAYDIDEISEKAKLLPADWQKRLPHNSTPYTSTIVLLVRKGNPKGIKDWDDLVKPGVSVVVANPKTSGGARWAYLAAYGYALKKNNNDDAKARDFISRLYKNVPVLDSGARGSTVTFAERGVGDVLLSWENEAYLVEAEFGKGKFDTVFPSLSILAEPPVAVVDKVVDKRGTRKIAQAYLEYLYSPEGQEIAAHNYYRPIDPKVAAKYASKFPKLSLFTIDDTFGGWKNAQKTHFSDGGVFDKIYQPGVK from the coding sequence ATGTTGAAGAAAATAGTCAGGTCGGTCATCGCCATCGCCTTGGTAGCCCAGAGTGCGCAGATTGTTCATGCGGCTGATTTTTCGCTGCTCAACGTTTCTTACGATCCGACACGTGAGCTGTACCAGGAGTACAACAAGGCCTTTGCCAAGTACTGGAAAGACAAGACTGGCGACAATCTCACCCTGAAGGCGTCGCATGGCGGCTCCGGCAAGCAGGGGCGCTCGGTGATCGACGGCCTGGAGGCCGACGTGGTGACCCTGGCGCTGGCTTACGATATCGACGAGATTTCCGAAAAAGCCAAGCTGCTGCCGGCCGACTGGCAAAAACGCTTGCCGCATAACAGCACCCCATACACTTCAACTATCGTGCTGCTGGTGCGCAAGGGTAATCCCAAGGGCATCAAGGACTGGGACGACCTGGTCAAGCCTGGCGTATCGGTAGTGGTAGCCAATCCGAAAACTTCCGGCGGCGCACGCTGGGCCTACCTGGCCGCTTACGGTTATGCGCTGAAGAAGAACAATAACGACGACGCCAAGGCGCGCGATTTCATCTCGCGCCTGTACAAGAACGTGCCGGTGCTGGATTCCGGCGCGCGTGGTTCGACCGTGACGTTTGCCGAGCGCGGTGTCGGCGACGTGCTGCTGTCGTGGGAAAACGAGGCTTACCTGGTGGAAGCGGAATTCGGCAAAGGCAAGTTCGATACCGTGTTCCCGTCGCTGAGCATCCTGGCGGAACCGCCGGTGGCTGTGGTCGACAAGGTGGTCGACAAGCGTGGCACACGCAAGATTGCACAAGCCTACCTGGAGTACTTGTACTCGCCGGAAGGCCAGGAAATCGCTGCGCACAATTACTACCGTCCCATCGATCCTAAAGTCGCGGCCAAGTATGCCAGCAAGTTTCCGAAGCTGAGCCTGTTCACCATCGACGACACTTTCGGCGGCTGGAAAAATGCGCAGAAGACCCACTTCAGCGACGGCGGCGTGTTCGACAAGATTTACCAGCCTGGCGTGAAATAA
- a CDS encoding DM13 domain-containing protein, translating into MKRFLAYFASHLLAVAIGFAGGIYLLPILTAGAGPSAAEFRQAGSAARHSGVFKKDLPGSDFLHWAQGTVTLSDDTIAFEGSIAPGPDYKVYLTSAYVDNKADFLKLKERSLRVGEVKTFERFIVKPAQPLDLAKYNTVVIWCETYSQFISAAQFR; encoded by the coding sequence ATGAAAAGATTCCTTGCCTATTTCGCCTCCCACCTGCTGGCTGTCGCCATTGGTTTTGCCGGCGGCATCTATCTATTGCCGATTCTCACCGCCGGCGCCGGGCCGAGCGCGGCCGAGTTCAGGCAGGCCGGCAGCGCGGCCCGCCATAGCGGGGTGTTCAAGAAGGATTTGCCGGGAAGCGATTTCCTGCATTGGGCGCAAGGCACGGTGACCCTCAGCGACGACACGATTGCCTTCGAAGGTAGCATCGCCCCCGGTCCTGACTACAAGGTGTACCTGACATCCGCATATGTCGACAACAAGGCCGATTTCCTCAAGCTCAAGGAGCGCTCCCTGCGCGTTGGGGAAGTGAAAACTTTCGAGCGTTTTATCGTCAAGCCGGCGCAGCCGCTTGACCTGGCCAAATACAACACAGTCGTCATCTGGTGCGAAACTTACTCGCAGTTCATCAGCGCCGCGCAGTTCCGTTAG
- a CDS encoding MFS transporter, with the protein MNVHAVMVEKAGGGALMSGFHGMFSVGGFVGAGGMALLLWLGLSPLMASGLAALLVAALLLLAGPHLLRAPEAGERGALFVLPHGAVIFIGVLCFIVFLVEGAILDWSALFLTATRGLDASQGGFGYAAFAIAMTCGRLTGDRIVRRFGAKRVLLLGGLCAAGGFFVAISVPNAGVALAGFVLIGLGASNIVPILFSAAGNHGAMPASLAIAAITTIGYAGILAGPALIGFVAHASSLSIAFGGLGCALLLVASSAYLGVARN; encoded by the coding sequence ATGAATGTGCATGCGGTGATGGTGGAGAAGGCCGGCGGCGGCGCGCTCATGTCGGGTTTCCACGGCATGTTCAGCGTCGGCGGCTTTGTCGGCGCCGGCGGCATGGCGTTGTTGCTGTGGCTGGGCTTGAGCCCGTTGATGGCCAGCGGGCTGGCGGCGCTCCTGGTTGCTGCGCTATTGCTGCTGGCGGGACCGCACTTGCTGCGCGCGCCGGAGGCGGGCGAACGCGGCGCGCTGTTCGTGCTGCCGCATGGCGCCGTGATCTTCATCGGCGTGCTGTGCTTTATCGTGTTCCTGGTGGAGGGCGCGATCCTGGACTGGAGCGCATTATTCCTGACCGCCACGCGCGGACTGGACGCCAGCCAGGGCGGCTTCGGCTATGCCGCTTTCGCCATCGCCATGACTTGCGGCCGCCTGACCGGCGACCGTATCGTGCGCCGCTTCGGCGCTAAGCGCGTGCTGCTGCTGGGCGGTTTGTGCGCCGCCGGCGGCTTCTTTGTCGCCATCTCTGTGCCGAACGCCGGCGTGGCGCTGGCCGGTTTCGTGCTGATCGGCCTGGGTGCTTCCAATATCGTGCCGATCCTGTTCAGCGCCGCCGGCAACCACGGCGCCATGCCGGCCAGCCTGGCGATCGCGGCCATCACCACCATCGGTTATGCCGGCATCCTGGCTGGCCCAGCCTTGATTGGTTTCGTGGCGCATGCCAGCAGCCTGAGCATCGCCTTCGGCGGCCTTGGCTGCGCATTGCTGCTGGTGGCCTCCAGCGCCTATCTTGGGGTGGCCAGGAACTAA
- a CDS encoding MFS transporter, with the protein MNAIGPKRRYATRLAFLCAGLAMSAWAPLVPYVKARLGVGEAELGLLLLCLGGGSLLSMPVTGMLAARLGCRRVVLSAGALACLILPCLTLAASPLQLGTGLFFSAPPSARWMSP; encoded by the coding sequence ATGAATGCTATCGGTCCCAAACGGCGCTACGCCACGCGGCTGGCGTTTCTCTGCGCCGGACTGGCGATGTCTGCCTGGGCGCCGCTGGTGCCGTATGTGAAAGCGCGGCTGGGCGTGGGCGAGGCTGAGCTTGGCTTGCTGCTGCTTTGCCTGGGGGGCGGCTCGCTGCTATCGATGCCGGTGACCGGCATGCTGGCGGCGCGCCTCGGTTGCCGCCGCGTGGTGCTGAGCGCCGGTGCGCTGGCTTGCCTGATTCTTCCCTGCCTGACGCTGGCAGCCAGTCCGCTGCAGCTGGGCACAGGCTTGTTTTTTTCGGCGCCGCCATCGGCACGCTGGATGTCGCCATGA
- a CDS encoding DeoR/GlpR family DNA-binding transcription regulator — MNTANLLLKERHALIQQRLLADGRVLALDLAQQLNVSEDTIRRDLRDLAAAGLCTRVYGGALPPAPAATPLAERSKLAPQRKARLAQAAVTLVSGGNVLFIDAGSTNLAIAAALPQLPMTVLTNAAAVALALLERPEIELIMVGGRVDARSGANLGAAALRDAERMRPDIFFLGACGVDAEAGLSCFNYEEAEFKRSLAAASKAVLVAASREKIGTAAPFAVLPPEHLTYLVLESGADRRQAAQFGRQGVQLLYAEAV; from the coding sequence ATGAATACTGCGAATCTGCTGCTCAAGGAGCGCCACGCGCTTATCCAGCAACGGCTGCTGGCGGACGGCCGGGTGCTGGCGTTGGATCTGGCGCAGCAGCTGAATGTTTCCGAGGACACCATCCGGCGCGATTTACGCGACCTGGCGGCGGCCGGCCTCTGCACCAGGGTATATGGCGGCGCCTTGCCGCCGGCGCCTGCCGCTACGCCGCTGGCCGAACGCAGCAAGCTGGCGCCGCAGCGCAAGGCACGGCTGGCGCAGGCGGCGGTAACGCTGGTTTCCGGCGGCAACGTGCTGTTCATCGACGCCGGCTCAACCAACCTGGCCATCGCTGCGGCGCTGCCGCAGCTGCCGATGACGGTGCTGACCAATGCCGCGGCAGTGGCGCTGGCGCTGCTGGAGCGGCCGGAGATCGAGCTGATCATGGTCGGCGGCCGGGTCGATGCCCGCAGCGGCGCAAACCTCGGCGCCGCCGCCCTGCGCGATGCCGAGCGGATGCGGCCTGACATTTTCTTCCTCGGCGCTTGTGGCGTCGATGCTGAAGCAGGGCTGAGCTGCTTCAACTATGAAGAGGCCGAATTCAAGCGCAGCCTGGCGGCTGCCAGCAAGGCGGTGCTGGTAGCAGCGAGCAGGGAAAAAATCGGCACGGCAGCGCCGTTTGCGGTGTTGCCGCCTGAGCATCTGACATACCTCGTGCTGGAGTCCGGCGCCGATCGCAGGCAGGCGGCGCAATTCGGCCGGCAAGGCGTGCAACTGCTGTATGCCGAGGCCGTATGA
- a CDS encoding diacylglycerol kinase: MSENKQSSRPQDAPQQPISEFKSTSGFKRIFSAFFYSAEGFKSAWKNEHAFRQELMIVIPGIIVALLLPVTPLQKLLLIAVLVWIIIIELINSAIEAVVDRVSLERNPLSKNAKDFGSAAVLLTCVLAVATWAVILYPLLT, from the coding sequence ATGAGCGAAAACAAGCAATCATCGCGGCCGCAAGACGCGCCGCAGCAGCCGATTAGCGAATTCAAGAGCACCAGCGGATTCAAGAGGATTTTTTCAGCTTTCTTCTATTCGGCGGAAGGTTTCAAGTCAGCCTGGAAAAACGAGCATGCATTCCGCCAGGAACTGATGATCGTCATCCCCGGCATCATTGTCGCCTTGCTGCTGCCGGTGACGCCGCTGCAGAAACTGCTGCTGATCGCGGTGCTGGTCTGGATCATCATCATCGAGCTGATCAACTCGGCGATTGAAGCGGTGGTGGACCGGGTTTCGCTGGAACGCAATCCGCTCTCCAAGAACGCCAAGGATTTCGGCAGCGCCGCAGTGCTGCTGACTTGCGTGCTGGCTGTCGCTACCTGGGCAGTGATTCTTTACCCTCTCTTGACCTGA
- a CDS encoding IclR family transcriptional regulator, which translates to MKTATTDDTDKISIQVIERMISLLDTLALYPDPVSLKELSAVTGLHPSTAHRILNDLVVKRFVDRSEPGSYRLGMRLLELGNVVKSRLNVREAALDFMRGLHRKTNQTVNLSVRQSDEIVYIDRAFSERSGMQVVRAIGGRAPLHLTSTGKLFLSIDDPKMVRAYATRTGLAGHNKNSITDLSKLERELSLVRALGYARDNEELELGVRCMAAGIRDDSGKMVAGLSISAPADRLQEEWVEDLISTANQISAVLGYTSQQ; encoded by the coding sequence ATGAAGACAGCTACTACCGACGACACCGATAAGATTTCGATCCAGGTTATCGAGCGCATGATCTCGTTGCTCGATACGCTGGCGCTCTACCCTGATCCGGTCAGCCTGAAAGAATTATCGGCCGTCACCGGCTTGCATCCGTCGACCGCGCACCGGATCCTCAACGACCTGGTGGTAAAACGTTTTGTCGACCGCTCCGAGCCGGGCAGCTACCGGCTTGGCATGCGCCTGCTGGAACTGGGCAACGTCGTCAAAAGCCGGCTCAACGTGCGCGAAGCCGCGCTCGATTTCATGCGCGGCTTGCATCGCAAGACCAACCAGACGGTCAACCTGTCGGTGCGCCAAAGCGATGAGATCGTCTACATCGACCGTGCGTTTTCAGAACGCTCGGGCATGCAGGTGGTGCGCGCCATCGGCGGCCGGGCGCCGTTGCACCTGACCTCCACCGGCAAACTGTTCCTGTCCATCGACGATCCGAAAATGGTACGCGCCTACGCCACCCGCACCGGGCTGGCAGGACACAACAAGAATTCCATCACCGACCTCAGCAAGCTGGAGCGCGAACTGAGCCTGGTGCGCGCGCTCGGTTATGCGCGCGACAACGAGGAACTGGAACTGGGCGTGCGCTGCATGGCGGCCGGCATCCGCGACGATTCCGGCAAGATGGTGGCCGGCCTGTCGATCTCCGCGCCGGCCGATCGCCTGCAAGAAGAATGGGTGGAGGACCTGATCAGTACCGCGAACCAGATTTCGGCTGTACTGGGATATACCTCGCAACAGTAA
- the pbpG gene encoding D-alanyl-D-alanine endopeptidase, with product MGKSALIVFLSLFLVLANAPVALASAQTKHSTAKKAAKKPAAGTASASKKAVAKSGSRKRVVISARGRSNTASFNKNEKLVKKVVMVHGRRKVTYQRIAFAPVVPALPPVLSAGEQAGLNLTRDPLELKSSVALVLDQNSSEVLLDKNSHIALPIASLTKLMTSMVVVESKQDMNEVLTVTDDDIDREKHSSSRLRIGSQLTRADMLHIALMSSENRAASALGRSYPGGLPAFVVAMNAKARALGMTETHYVDSTGLSHLNVASARDLSRLVMAAYQHPVIRQYSTDSKYVVEPGGRPLQYSTSNHLVENPEWQIGLQKTGYINEAGRCMVMQTTIDGRQIVMVFLDSRGKYSRQADADRVRKWLADAHPATLTRVKIADGQT from the coding sequence ATGGGCAAATCCGCGTTAATTGTTTTTTTGTCACTCTTCCTCGTGCTCGCGAACGCGCCCGTTGCTCTTGCTTCCGCCCAAACTAAACACAGCACCGCTAAAAAAGCCGCCAAAAAACCTGCGGCCGGCACTGCTTCAGCCAGCAAAAAAGCTGTAGCCAAATCCGGTTCCAGGAAACGTGTCGTGATCTCGGCGCGCGGCCGCAGCAATACCGCGTCTTTCAATAAAAATGAAAAGCTGGTGAAGAAAGTAGTGATGGTCCACGGCCGTCGCAAAGTGACATACCAGCGCATCGCATTCGCACCGGTAGTGCCGGCTTTGCCGCCGGTCCTGTCTGCCGGCGAGCAAGCCGGACTGAACCTGACGCGCGATCCGCTCGAATTGAAATCCAGCGTGGCGCTGGTGCTTGACCAGAACAGTTCGGAAGTGCTGCTGGATAAAAATTCCCACATCGCCTTGCCGATCGCATCGCTGACCAAGCTGATGACCAGCATGGTGGTGGTGGAATCGAAGCAGGACATGAATGAAGTGCTGACCGTGACCGATGACGACATCGATCGCGAAAAACACAGCAGCTCGCGCTTGCGCATAGGTTCGCAGTTGACGCGCGCCGACATGCTGCACATCGCCTTGATGAGTTCCGAGAACCGCGCAGCGTCTGCGCTCGGCCGCTCCTACCCTGGCGGCTTGCCGGCGTTTGTGGTGGCCATGAACGCCAAGGCCAGGGCGCTCGGCATGACCGAAACCCACTATGTCGATTCAACCGGCCTGTCGCACCTCAATGTCGCCAGCGCCCGCGATCTTTCGCGCCTGGTGATGGCTGCCTACCAGCATCCTGTCATCCGCCAGTATTCCACCGATTCCAAATATGTCGTGGAGCCGGGCGGCCGTCCGCTGCAATACTCGACATCGAATCACCTGGTCGAAAATCCCGAGTGGCAGATCGGTTTGCAAAAGACCGGATACATCAACGAAGCGGGCCGCTGCATGGTCATGCAGACCACGATTGACGGTCGCCAGATCGTGATGGTGTTCCTCGATTCGCGCGGCAAGTATTCGCGTCAGGCAGATGCAGACCGGGTCCGCAAATGGCTGGCCGATGCGCATCCTGCCACTTTGACGCGGGTCAAGATCGCCGACGGCCAGACCTAG
- a CDS encoding class I SAM-dependent methyltransferase, whose protein sequence is MTVARNHDKVVSEQFGSTAAAYLTSTVHAQGADLQQLAAYAGKFPQGKALDVGCGAGHAAFAIAPHAGEVIAYDLATEMLDVVQQAAAERGLKNLHVQQGSADRLPFADASFELVCTRFSAHHWTRLPAALAEMARVLKPGGTCIVIDTAAPEDVLSDTYFQSIELLRDTSHVRNRSVPGWRQLLTEAGLRPAADKSWKLPLQFDTWVARMRTPPERVAAIKSLWDSAPSEVSAYFELQADYSFSIDVVQLECYK, encoded by the coding sequence ATGACCGTCGCCCGCAATCACGACAAAGTAGTTTCCGAACAGTTCGGCAGCACTGCCGCCGCCTACCTGACCAGCACCGTCCACGCCCAGGGCGCGGACTTGCAGCAGCTGGCCGCCTACGCCGGCAAATTTCCGCAAGGCAAGGCGCTCGATGTCGGTTGCGGAGCAGGACACGCCGCTTTCGCCATTGCGCCGCATGCCGGCGAGGTGATCGCCTACGACCTCGCCACGGAAATGCTGGATGTGGTGCAGCAAGCCGCTGCCGAGCGCGGTTTGAAAAACCTCCACGTGCAGCAGGGCAGCGCCGACCGCCTGCCGTTTGCCGACGCCTCTTTTGAGCTGGTGTGTACGCGATTTAGCGCGCATCATTGGACCAGGCTGCCGGCGGCGCTCGCTGAAATGGCGCGGGTGCTGAAACCGGGCGGCACCTGCATCGTGATCGATACCGCGGCGCCGGAGGATGTGTTGAGCGACACGTATTTCCAGTCCATCGAGTTGCTGCGCGACACCTCGCATGTGCGCAATCGCAGCGTGCCGGGCTGGCGCCAGTTGCTGACCGAGGCCGGGTTGCGTCCCGCCGCGGATAAGAGCTGGAAGCTGCCTTTGCAGTTCGATACCTGGGTGGCGCGGATGCGTACGCCGCCGGAACGGGTGGCGGCGATCAAGTCATTGTGGGACAGTGCGCCGTCGGAAGTGTCGGCTTACTTTGAGCTGCAGGCCGATTACTCGTTTTCGATAGACGTCGTGCAACTGGAATGTTACAAATAG
- a CDS encoding helix-turn-helix transcriptional regulator, producing the protein MDQTGKRKALGEFIKTQRTQLPTAALRLGGNTRRRTPGLRREEVAQLCDISVTWYTWIEQGRTVSVSAAALARIAEALQLSRAKRAYLFELSGKKDPQAQEAQAQEIPAEILAVTDAIKTPAYLLDRHWNAVAWNRAAKTLFVGWLDKKGAGRNLLEYTYCTADATNLISDWEQRASRLAAEFRADCGMYLDEPEIAELVARLSAASDAFKRAWNLHDVVEKEGGERRFSHPVLGQLSYRQVNLRVANRPELKLVMLLPV; encoded by the coding sequence ATGGACCAGACCGGCAAACGCAAAGCACTAGGCGAATTCATCAAGACCCAACGCACCCAGCTCCCGACTGCGGCACTGAGGCTGGGCGGCAACACGCGCCGCCGCACCCCCGGCCTGCGGCGCGAAGAAGTGGCCCAGCTGTGCGATATCAGCGTCACCTGGTATACCTGGATAGAACAAGGCCGCACCGTGTCGGTATCGGCGGCGGCGCTGGCAAGGATCGCCGAGGCTTTGCAGCTGTCGCGCGCCAAGCGCGCCTATCTGTTTGAACTGTCCGGCAAAAAAGACCCGCAGGCCCAGGAGGCGCAGGCCCAGGAAATCCCCGCTGAAATACTGGCGGTCACCGATGCCATCAAGACCCCGGCCTACCTGCTGGACCGCCACTGGAATGCGGTTGCCTGGAACCGCGCCGCCAAGACCTTGTTCGTCGGCTGGCTGGACAAAAAAGGCGCCGGCAGGAACCTGCTCGAATACACCTACTGCACAGCCGACGCCACGAACCTGATCAGCGACTGGGAACAGCGCGCCAGCCGGCTGGCGGCGGAATTCCGCGCCGATTGCGGCATGTACCTGGATGAACCAGAGATTGCCGAGCTGGTGGCGCGCCTGAGCGCCGCCAGCGACGCGTTCAAGCGCGCCTGGAACCTGCACGATGTGGTGGAAAAGGAAGGCGGCGAACGGCGCTTCAGCCATCCGGTGCTGGGCCAGCTGTCGTACCGCCAAGTCAACCTGCGGGTGGCCAACCGGCCCGAACTCAAGCTGGTGATGCTGCTGCCGGTTTAG
- a CDS encoding DMT family transporter: protein MHSASLPAVAPAHRLLAAMPMVFVLLWSTGFVVAKFGLPYAPPLTFLLLRFAGVLLVLLPLVLLMRAPWPAGQVRHIALAGILLQGGYLAGVWCAIKLGMPAGVSALIVGMQPILTAFAAPLIGESVRPRQWLGLLLGICGVGLVVAAKISLIGLSWQSISLCLLALLSITLGTLYQKRNCPHFDLRTGTIIQFAASIVVLLPFAIFYEHLGPSLDTVQWTPRFVGALLWSILALSIGAIFLLFALIRKSAATRVTSLLYLTPPTTALMAWLMFGEVFNLLGIAGMAVAILGVVFVMKK from the coding sequence ATGCATTCAGCCAGCCTTCCCGCCGTAGCGCCAGCCCATCGCCTGCTGGCGGCCATGCCCATGGTGTTCGTGCTGCTGTGGAGCACCGGCTTCGTGGTGGCGAAATTCGGCTTGCCGTACGCGCCGCCGCTGACGTTTCTGCTGTTGCGTTTCGCCGGCGTGCTGCTGGTCCTGCTGCCGCTGGTGTTATTAATGCGGGCGCCGTGGCCGGCAGGCCAGGTGCGGCATATCGCGCTAGCCGGGATCTTGCTGCAAGGCGGTTACCTGGCCGGCGTCTGGTGCGCCATCAAGCTTGGCATGCCGGCCGGCGTATCGGCCCTGATTGTCGGCATGCAGCCGATCCTGACAGCGTTCGCCGCGCCCTTGATCGGCGAATCGGTGCGGCCGCGCCAATGGCTGGGGCTGCTGTTGGGGATTTGCGGAGTAGGGCTGGTGGTGGCGGCAAAGATCAGCCTGATCGGCTTGTCCTGGCAAAGCATCTCATTGTGCCTGCTGGCTCTGCTCTCGATTACGCTCGGTACGCTGTACCAGAAACGCAACTGCCCGCATTTCGACCTGCGCACCGGCACCATCATCCAGTTTGCGGCCTCGATCGTGGTGCTGCTGCCGTTTGCGATTTTCTACGAACACCTGGGGCCAAGCCTGGATACGGTGCAATGGACGCCGCGCTTCGTCGGCGCCTTGCTGTGGTCGATACTGGCCTTGTCGATAGGCGCGATCTTCCTGCTGTTTGCACTGATACGCAAAAGCGCGGCGACCCGGGTCACCAGCCTGCTTTACCTGACGCCTCCGACGACGGCGCTGATGGCCTGGCTGATGTTCGGCGAAGTCTTCAACCTGCTGGGCATCGCCGGCATGGCGGTGGCGATACTGGGCGTGGTTTTTGTCATGAAAAAATGA